CTGCGTTTCTGTGTTTGGCCAGAGCCCATCCTGCCTCTTTGTAGGCAGAAATCTAGCATTCATATCTTGGATGGCTATTAAGgccaaggaaaatatttgcgTTACTAAAACACTGCTTGTGCTAACTGCAAGCACGGTGCTTCCAGAAAGCTGGGTGGCCCCAGGAGTCAGCCCAGATCCTGAGCCCAATGGTGTGTTAACCTATCCTGGAGGCACATGGAAAGCTCTAGTGCTGGTGCAGGTGGCGGAGAGCTGGCTTGTTTTATCAAGCACTGAGCTGATAGAACTGCTGAGGTAACTTCTGCTGTCCCAGAAGCTGCTTTCTCCAGCAACAAGCCCTTCAGGCACACGACACCACCACACGCTCATAGCTGAGCCATTTTTTCATCACTTGTCAAGCCAGAACAGTTACCTCAGTGTTGTAAGTTTACCCCCATCCCTCCCGCAGGGCCCAGCAGTTACAGCGTGGGCACCATGTCGGAGCGCTTTGACTGCCACTACTGCCGCGACTCGCTGCAAGGCAAGAAGTACGTGCAGAAGGAGGGCCGCCACTGCTGCGTCAAGTGCTTCGAGAAGATCTGTGCCAACACCTGCATCGAGTGCAAGAAACCCATCGGTGCTGACTCCAAGGTAACTGCTTCGGTGCACTCAGAGGAACATGGGATCTGATTATTGTCATTTCTTAAATCAGTTTGTAAATGTTTGCTGCTATGTCTATGGCAATAATAACATACACCTGAACTGGAAGGCACAGGATGAAAAGTAGCCCTTGCTTATGGAACCCCACATCTCAAAGTTGTTAGCTTTGAAGCACCTTGTGCTACCCCCCAAATCCCAAAGTGCGTTTAGGCTCTTCACAGATGCAGCTTTTTGTATGTGATGATAACTACCATTGGGGCAGTAACTTGGTTGTATGCCGCTCAGCAAGAAGAAGGGCTTACTGCTCCCTGTTTCTGATCATTCCAGGAGCTGCATTTCAAGAACCGTTACTGGCATGACAGCTGCTTCCGCTGCTTCAAGTGCTACACGTCCTTGGTCAATGAGCCCTTCATGCTGAGGGAGAACAACAAGGTCTGGTGTAGCAACTGCACTGCCACTGAGGATGCACCCAGGTGTAAGGGCTGCTTCAAGCCTATCATCGCAGGTAAGGCTCCTTACTAAAATCAGATGTAGAAATTAAGTTGTGAAGAGCTGTTTAAGTTCTGTACGTGCAGATCTCTTCTACAGCCATTACGCTGCATGAAGTCATTGTATGCTTGTCACAGGCCTGAAATCCCACCtacagtgttctttttttttctgttgtaggAGACCAAAATGTTGAATACAAGAAGATGGTCTGGCATAAGGACTGTTTCACTTGCAGCCAGTGCAAGCAAGTGATTGGAGCTGGGAGCTTCTTCCCGAAGGGTGACGAATTCTACTGTGTCTCCTGCCACGAGCACAAGTTTGCCAAGACCTGTGCTAAATGCAAGAATGTAAGTCCTTCCCTTTTGCCACCACAGCTGCCAGAACTGGCCTGTAGCATGTGTATTAGAAGCTAGGAGAGTAAAACAGTAGACAAACCATCTTATAGTTGCGCTATTGACTGTATTTCATCCTGAAGATACCGGTGCTACAGCTAGCAGTGAAAGAATGTGACAAAGCTAGTTATAGCACATTTGTACTTGAGCAGGGCCTGCATGGTTTGCTAATGGCTTATCTGCTGAAACCAAATGTGCACTAGCCTTGTACTTGCTTTAGGGATGGCAAGGCTATGGTGGTTTAAAGTTTTCCAGTATGTACTGTGTATTCAAGCCATAAAACAAGCTTTTGTCAAACAGCTGCTGTATAATCTTACAATTGATTAAGACAGAATTGCAGAGTAATTGAAAATAAGATAAACTATTATGAAAGCTCCAGGCATGCAAAATTCCAGGCTTCAAGTGTTgcacaatttcattttaatgcataTGTTCAAGTGACCTTCACCATGACAAAGCTTTCCTTCACAGCACCTTATGTCTGTTTCACCTCTCTTCCTTGGTACTGCTGCTGAAAcctctttcctgctcttttcctcttaGCCCATCACTTCTGGAGGTCTCACTTACCAGGAACAGCCTTGGCATTCTGAGTGTTTCATTTGCTCCAACTGCAAGAAGCAATTGGGTGGGAAGCGCTTTACAGCTGTAGAGGATCAGTTTTACTGTGTTGAGTGCTACAAGGAATGTGTTGCCAAGAAGTGTGCTGGCTGCAAGAATCCTATTACAGGTATGTTGGATTTTATGCATCTTGAAACCTCGGGGTGCTTAAGGTCAGAACTCTGATCCCCAAAGATGTGCAGCTCAGAGGCCACCAAGACCAAAAGCAGATGTAATATCCCAAGCCCTATCCCAGCAATTTACAAGCGATCTAACTATAACTCACATGCTTTTTTACCTTTTGCACTCCTCAAGTGTACCTCCTCCAAAACTGCCCCAGCTGGAACTATTCACACATCAATCTTAGTCTCAGAACCAGAGGTCTAAAAAGAGCAGCATTTTTATTGCCCTGAAGTGACATTTGCTGTACTTCTCATGTATTTCACATGTCCCCATTAGTTACTGGTTCCCCAAACCCTACAAAGCTTAGCTCTGAGATGGGGTCCTATCCTTTCGATCCCATAAGTCTTGCATTTCAGAGGATGGAGCTTGTAAGAACAAGGTAGGCTGTTCAGCCCAACCTCTGCCTTGCTCCATGTCTTGATCCTTCCTTCACATTGGTTGTTCCTTGGAGAAGGAATCCAAGGGACAAAGCTCACTGCAGAAAAGCCTTTGCTAAGCTGCATTATTACagagcagcaaacaaacaacacagttCAGTTGCACTTTAGGCCAGTACTTGAGACTATGGTCTGCAAGACTATAGAAGCATGAGAGGCAGTAAGAATAGGATCTGCTGGATGGTGGGCTCCCCAGACAAGGGAAAAGCTACTATCGTCGTCCTATAATTGTGTTCTCTCCTAGCAGGATTTGGAAGAGGAACCAGTGTGGTTAACTACGAAGATGAATCCTGGCATGATTACTGTTTCAAATGCACAAAGTGTGCCCGTGGTCTGGCCAACAAGCGCTTTGTTTGCCATAATGGAAAAATTTACTGTGCTGAGTGTCCCAAACGACTGTAAGGAACAGACAGCAACTGgtttaaaaaggattttaaagcCTCGCTTTTCAGAATAGTCCTGGTAAAGGTGCAGGTTTTGCATGTTGAGAGTTTAACCTTTTTCAGTTTTAGCATAAAACCAACTAAAATAGCGTGAATATACTGGGTTTGGGCTTTGAAGCTCCTGCAGCAAGAAAGCATGTACTGCTGCAAAAAGCTAACTTTGCCTTCAAGTAACTATTAGTTTAAAGGCTTGAAAGAACGTTTGGATTTTAGCATTAGAAAATCCAAATACTACCATAATCTGTGTGTGGtttaaactaaaaacaaaactagtTGTAATCTTGTCTAGTATAGGTTTAAGCTCGGTGCTTACACTAAGTGGTTTTGACAAAGCATGCAGCTCAGGAAGGGAGATGCAGACATTGTACCCCAGATTAGAGAGACCCATTATCATCCTTTTGCAGTACAGGTACATTACAAATATCacactgtgagcagcagctcaaTAACAAGTACCTTTGCTTATTTACCATGCCAAGATGCAACAAACTATATAGAGTGGCTTTATCTTACATACATATAACAGCATTTTGGTAGTACAATTTAGCATTAGTTAAGTTTCCAGGaacttgttttggttttgatttctgcATGGTTTGCCCTAAAGTTTTGCTTACCAGCTTTTTTTACATTATGTTTCAATAAGGTTGTATACACCCAATTATTAATCTGCTAATAAGCAACTCCTTCAACTACTGCAGAACACACGTGCATTTAGAAGTGCCTTCACAGTAGCTCAGATGACCACAGCTCTCCTATCATGTCAGTGTACGTTTtatgatttaataaaaatgagacCAGTGCCTGCCTGGACTCCTACAGTCTggaaaactgttgtttttttcattttcctatctTATATGATAGACATCTCTcatggctgagctgctgagatCGAGTCTGATACCTTGACACAGGAAAGAGTCAGTTAGCCGTTCTGCCAGTGTCCTTAGATACACGAGGACTGGAGCAATGATGTACATaaactaatgaaaatgaatacataATTGACAGAGGACCCATCTCCCAAAACCAGACTATGTGACAAAAAGCCTTTGAAGAACACACAATCAGCCACTGTCCGTACACCTCTATTACCTTTTAGTGACCGATGTGCTGGTTTGAAGggttttcatgcttttgttttaccCCCCAGTCAAGGTAGCTGATACACACAGTAATATTTATGAACTGGATGCTGCTTCAGTCATTCCCCTTCATACACAAGAACCTACCAGAAACACAAATACCCCAAACAAATGACAGCATCTTGCTGTTTCCATGGTGGCCACAGCTCCACAATGGCCATGGAGTGCTGCTAGACTGACTTACCCTTAGAACAACAAGATGCTGGTCCTGTAAGTACAAGGCAAAGGCTTGCAGTGAAAAGCAAGTTAAAAAATTCAAGAGTTATGAGAATCTCATAGGTGCATACAGACACAGCAATACCTGAAGGTGTTTGTTAGTACAGATCCCTTTCCAACTGCACAAATGCTACTTCCAAAGAGGCGCCTGGGTTTTGGGACTCTGCAGGGAGGATGAGTTAGAGTGGTACCAGAGGGCATCTCAAGGTAGGTCAGCATGGTGAGGGGCCGGAGCCTCCTAGTAAGGTAATGTTTAGCATTAGAGAAATAAAG
This region of Coturnix japonica isolate 7356 chromosome 4, Coturnix japonica 2.1, whole genome shotgun sequence genomic DNA includes:
- the FHL1 gene encoding four and a half LIM domains protein 1 isoform X1, whose translation is MAFHRHTGPSSYSVGTMSERFDCHYCRDSLQGKKYVQKEGRHCCVKCFEKICANTCIECKKPIGADSKELHFKNRYWHDSCFRCFKCYTSLVNEPFMLRENNKVWCSNCTATEDAPRCKGCFKPIIAGDQNVEYKKMVWHKDCFTCSQCKQVIGAGSFFPKGDEFYCVSCHEHKFAKTCAKCKNPITSGGLTYQEQPWHSECFICSNCKKQLGGKRFTAVEDQFYCVECYKECVAKKCAGCKNPITAGFGRGTSVVNYEDESWHDYCFKCTKCARGLANKRFVCHNGKIYCAECPKRL
- the FHL1 gene encoding four and a half LIM domains protein 1 isoform X2 encodes the protein MAFHRHTGPSSYSVGTMSERFDCHYCRDSLQGKKYVQKEGRHCCVKCFEKICANTCIECKKPIGADSKELHFKNRYWHDSCFRCFKCYTSLVNEPFMLRENNKVWCSNCTATEDAPRCKGCFKPIIAGDQNVEYKKMVWHKDCFTCSQCKQVIGAGSFFPKGDEFYCVSCHEHKFAKTCAKCKNPITSGGLTYQEQPWHSECFICSNCKKQLGGKRFTAVEDQFYCVECYKECVAKKCAGCKNPITGFGRGTSVVNYEDESWHDYCFKCTKCARGLANKRFVCHNGKIYCAECPKRL
- the FHL1 gene encoding four and a half LIM domains protein 1 isoform X3, with amino-acid sequence MSERFDCHYCRDSLQGKKYVQKEGRHCCVKCFEKICANTCIECKKPIGADSKELHFKNRYWHDSCFRCFKCYTSLVNEPFMLRENNKVWCSNCTATEDAPRCKGCFKPIIAGDQNVEYKKMVWHKDCFTCSQCKQVIGAGSFFPKGDEFYCVSCHEHKFAKTCAKCKNPITSGGLTYQEQPWHSECFICSNCKKQLGGKRFTAVEDQFYCVECYKECVAKKCAGCKNPITAGFGRGTSVVNYEDESWHDYCFKCTKCARGLANKRFVCHNGKIYCAECPKRL